From Roseovarius nanhaiticus, one genomic window encodes:
- a CDS encoding LysR family transcriptional regulator has protein sequence MIDKLEMFIALSKEKHFGKAAEELGITQPTLSTGIKNLEDQLGVKLVFRGSKFGGLTPEGHSALEWARRIVGDARQLREEMRFTRNGLSGQLRVAVIPTALTWAAQLSARFSEKNPNVRLTLLSRTSIEILSMIENLDVDAGITYLDNEPTGRLSTEPLYRERYMLVCNKASQFYSRDAVGWKELEGERLALLTPENQNRRIINGHFRDAGATPDAWIESDSAVVLVANVERGDWLTILPADIARFLSQGKALRLVPLSGNLRHPTVGLVAPYREPHTPTLQALLRHAAQLAETSD, from the coding sequence ATGATCGACAAACTTGAAATGTTCATTGCTCTCTCCAAGGAGAAGCACTTCGGAAAGGCCGCCGAAGAACTTGGGATCACACAGCCGACCCTGTCGACGGGCATCAAGAATCTGGAGGACCAACTGGGCGTTAAACTTGTCTTTCGTGGCTCGAAATTCGGGGGGCTGACACCCGAGGGCCACAGCGCGCTCGAGTGGGCGCGGCGGATCGTCGGCGATGCGCGGCAGCTGCGCGAGGAGATGCGATTCACAAGGAATGGGTTGTCCGGCCAGTTGCGCGTCGCGGTCATTCCGACCGCTCTTACCTGGGCCGCGCAGCTCTCGGCGCGGTTCAGCGAGAAGAACCCCAATGTGCGCCTCACGCTTTTGTCCCGCACATCCATCGAAATCCTGTCGATGATCGAGAATCTGGATGTCGATGCGGGCATCACCTATCTGGACAATGAGCCAACGGGCAGGCTGAGCACCGAACCGCTCTATCGCGAGCGCTACATGCTAGTCTGCAACAAGGCTTCGCAGTTCTACAGCCGCGACGCCGTCGGCTGGAAGGAGTTGGAGGGTGAGAGGTTGGCGCTATTGACACCTGAAAACCAGAACCGGCGGATCATCAACGGACATTTTCGCGACGCCGGTGCGACACCGGATGCCTGGATCGAATCCGATTCCGCCGTCGTGCTTGTCGCCAATGTCGAGCGGGGCGACTGGCTGACTATCCTGCCGGCCGATATCGCGCGTTTTCTCAGTCAGGGCAAGGCGTTGCGGCTGGTGCCGTTGTCGGGCAATCTGCGCCACCCGACCGTGGGTCTGGTCGCCCCCTACCGCGAGCCGCACACCCCGACACTTCAGGCGCTTCTCAGGCACGCGGCACAACTTGCCGAAACGAGTGATTGA
- a CDS encoding formate dehydrogenase subunit gamma encodes MQETPPLPNDDEIDAILAQHKHREGPLLPMLHNLQARYGHIPAGAVARIAHVLNMTRAEVHGVVSFYHDFRELPAGRHVIKICRAEACQAVGGDVMAEETLAKLGLDWHGTTPNGALTVEPVYCLGLCACGPAAMVDGNVVGRLDAPRLERIVTEAGA; translated from the coding sequence ATGCAAGAGACGCCCCCCCTCCCGAACGATGACGAGATCGACGCGATCCTTGCGCAGCACAAGCACCGCGAGGGCCCGCTCTTGCCGATGCTGCATAATTTGCAGGCCCGATACGGACACATTCCCGCCGGCGCGGTAGCGCGCATCGCCCATGTGCTGAACATGACCCGCGCCGAGGTGCATGGCGTAGTTTCGTTTTACCACGACTTTCGCGAACTTCCCGCCGGTCGCCATGTTATCAAGATTTGCCGCGCCGAGGCGTGTCAGGCTGTCGGCGGCGATGTCATGGCCGAAGAAACGCTGGCAAAACTGGGCCTTGACTGGCACGGGACCACCCCGAACGGCGCCCTGACGGTCGAGCCGGTCTATTGCCTTGGCCTGTGCGCCTGCGGACCCGCGGCGATGGTGGACGGCAATGTGGTGGGCCGTCTCGATGCCCCCCGTCTTGAACGCATCGTGACGGAGGCGGGCGCATGA
- a CDS encoding formate dehydrogenase beta subunit, with protein MKIYVPMDSAAKALGADEVAEAIRAEAAARGIDVTLVRTGTRGMIWLEPLVEIDRGAGREAFGPVGADDVSALLDGTLEGHGPVEGIPFFARQTRLTFARCGVIDPLSLADYQAHGGLAGLRRALAMTAPEIVGEVTNSGLRGRGGAGFPTGIKWKTVLEAEAPQKYIVCNADEGDSGTFADRMIMEGDPFTLIEGMAIAGLAVGATRGYVYLRSEYPDAIAVMNDAIRIARQKGVLGARILGSDRIFDMEVRVGAGAYVCGEETSLLNSLEGKRGVVRAKPPLPALEGFLGRPTVVNNVISLATVPVIFERGANHYADFGMGRSRGTVTLQIAGNVARGGLFETAFGISLGEIVNDLAGGTRSGRPVKAVQVGGPLGAYIPVSNFDAPLGYEELDAKGGLLGHAGLVVFDDSADMLRMARFAMEFCAIESCGKCTPCRVGSVRGVETIDRIARGDADAIPLLTDLCETMTDGSLCALGGFTSFPVMSALTHFPDDFATQKEAAE; from the coding sequence ATGAAAATTTATGTTCCCATGGACAGCGCCGCCAAGGCGCTTGGAGCCGATGAGGTGGCGGAGGCCATCCGCGCCGAGGCAGCCGCGCGCGGCATTGACGTGACGCTGGTACGCACCGGCACGCGCGGGATGATCTGGCTAGAGCCGCTGGTCGAGATCGACCGAGGCGCAGGCCGCGAGGCCTTCGGTCCCGTCGGCGCGGATGATGTGTCGGCGCTGCTGGACGGGACGCTCGAAGGGCATGGACCGGTAGAGGGCATCCCCTTCTTCGCACGCCAGACGCGTCTGACCTTTGCGAGATGTGGCGTGATCGACCCGCTCAGCCTAGCCGACTACCAGGCGCATGGAGGCCTCGCCGGTCTGCGGCGCGCGCTTGCCATGACCGCGCCCGAAATTGTGGGAGAAGTCACGAATAGCGGGCTGCGCGGTCGCGGCGGTGCAGGCTTTCCCACCGGCATCAAGTGGAAGACAGTGCTGGAGGCCGAGGCGCCGCAGAAATACATCGTGTGCAACGCTGACGAGGGCGACAGCGGCACCTTTGCAGACCGCATGATCATGGAAGGCGATCCCTTTACCCTGATCGAGGGGATGGCGATTGCCGGTCTCGCCGTCGGTGCGACGCGGGGCTACGTCTATCTGCGCTCGGAATATCCCGACGCGATCGCCGTAATGAACGATGCGATCCGCATCGCGCGGCAGAAGGGTGTACTGGGCGCGAGAATCCTCGGCTCGGACCGCATCTTTGACATGGAGGTGCGCGTGGGCGCGGGCGCCTATGTCTGCGGCGAGGAGACGTCCCTGCTCAACTCGCTCGAAGGCAAGCGCGGGGTTGTGCGGGCCAAGCCCCCTCTGCCTGCGCTTGAGGGATTTCTTGGGCGTCCGACCGTTGTGAACAACGTCATCAGCCTTGCCACCGTGCCAGTGATCTTTGAGCGCGGTGCGAACCATTACGCAGATTTCGGCATGGGCCGCTCACGCGGGACCGTGACCTTGCAGATCGCGGGCAACGTGGCGCGCGGCGGCCTTTTCGAGACGGCGTTCGGCATCAGCCTCGGTGAGATCGTGAATGATCTGGCCGGCGGCACACGATCGGGTCGGCCGGTCAAGGCGGTTCAGGTGGGCGGCCCCTTGGGCGCCTATATCCCCGTCTCGAATTTCGATGCGCCACTGGGCTATGAGGAGCTGGACGCCAAGGGCGGGCTTTTGGGCCATGCGGGGCTGGTCGTCTTTGATGACAGCGCGGACATGCTGCGAATGGCGCGCTTTGCCATGGAATTCTGCGCCATCGAGAGTTGCGGCAAATGCACCCCTTGTCGGGTTGGATCGGTGCGCGGCGTCGAGACGATCGACCGTATCGCGCGCGGCGACGCCGACGCGATCCCGCTGCTCACCGACCTCTGCGAGACGATGACCGACGGCTCGCTCTGCGCGCTTGGCGGATTTACCTCGTTCCCGGTCATGTCGGCGCTGACCCATTTCCCCGATGACTTCGCCACCCAGAAGGAGGCAGCGGAATGA
- the fdhF gene encoding formate dehydrogenase subunit alpha, which translates to MKDFIIPTSKDDRDMGTHAKTGAPVTLTIDGFSVTVPEGTSVMRAAAELGMQIPKLCASDNLEAWGSCRLCVVEIEGRRGTPASCTTPVAEGMAVRTQSSKVKKIRKGVMELYISDHPLDCLTCSANGDCELQDMAGAVGLRDQRFEAGRNHYDPLGIGTLAAGDIRARARPGTGDLGNPEYIPKDQSNPYFTYDPSKCIVCSRCVRACEEVQGTFALTIEGRGFESRVSAGAAGDDFMASDCVSCGACVQACPTASLQEKSIVELGTPERSVITTCAYCGVGCSFKAELNGDELVRMVPYKHGKANRGHSCVKGRFAYGYANHKDRILNPMIRDSIDEPWQEVSWDEALSFAAQRMRGLQERYGKKSVGVITSSRCTNEETYLVQKLTRAVFGNNNTDTCARVCHSPTGYGLGQTFGTSAGTQDFDSVEDSDVIILIGANPTDAHPVFASRMKKRLRAGAKIIVIDPRKIDLVRSAHIEASHHLPLRPGTNVAVVSAIAHVIVTEGLMDEAFIRERCDWEEFSEYAEFISNPRHSPEATEMLTGVPSADLRAAARLFATGGNGAIYYGLGVTEHSQGSTTVIGIANLAMLTGNVGRRGVGVNPLRGQNNVQGSCDMGSFPHELPGYRHVKNDDVREIYQEIWGVQIDNEPGLRIPNMLDAAVDGTFKGLYCQGEDILQSDPDTKHVAACLAAMECVIVHDLFLNETANYAHVFLPGSTFLEKDGTFTNAERRINRVREVMRPLNGYADWEVTQLLANAMGAGWHYTHPSQIMGEIAATTPSFAGVSYDVLEEKGSVQWPCNEAHPDGTPLMHVDGFMRGKGRFIVTEYVATEEKTGPRFPLLLTTGRILSQYNVGAQTRRTANSEWHHEDLLEIHPHDADVRGIKDGQWIKLASRSGETTLRTKISERMSPGVVYTTFHHPDTQANVITTDYSDWATNCPEYKVTAVQVSHSNGPTDWQEAYNAQAAQSRRILPAAE; encoded by the coding sequence ATGAAAGATTTTATCATCCCCACGTCCAAGGACGACCGCGACATGGGCACGCACGCCAAGACCGGCGCGCCCGTCACCCTGACCATCGACGGCTTTTCGGTGACCGTGCCCGAGGGCACATCCGTAATGCGCGCCGCCGCCGAACTTGGAATGCAGATTCCCAAGCTCTGCGCGAGTGACAACTTGGAGGCATGGGGGTCGTGCCGCCTTTGCGTCGTCGAAATCGAAGGCCGCCGCGGCACGCCCGCCTCCTGCACCACGCCGGTCGCCGAGGGCATGGCCGTGCGCACCCAGTCCTCGAAGGTCAAGAAGATCCGTAAGGGCGTGATGGAGCTCTATATCTCGGACCACCCGCTGGATTGCCTGACCTGCAGCGCCAATGGCGATTGCGAATTGCAGGATATGGCCGGCGCTGTGGGTCTGCGCGATCAGCGGTTTGAAGCCGGGCGCAATCACTACGATCCTCTGGGCATCGGCACGCTGGCGGCGGGCGACATTCGCGCACGCGCACGCCCCGGCACCGGCGATTTGGGCAACCCCGAATACATCCCGAAGGATCAGTCGAACCCCTATTTCACCTATGATCCCAGCAAATGCATCGTCTGCTCGCGCTGCGTGCGTGCCTGCGAAGAGGTTCAAGGCACCTTTGCACTCACCATTGAGGGCCGCGGATTCGAGAGCCGCGTGTCGGCAGGTGCTGCGGGCGATGATTTCATGGCCTCAGATTGCGTCAGCTGCGGCGCGTGTGTGCAGGCCTGCCCCACCGCATCGCTACAGGAAAAATCCATCGTCGAGCTGGGTACGCCAGAGCGATCCGTCATCACCACATGCGCCTATTGCGGCGTCGGCTGCTCCTTCAAGGCCGAGTTGAACGGCGACGAGCTGGTGCGCATGGTTCCCTACAAGCACGGCAAGGCCAATCGCGGTCATAGCTGCGTCAAGGGACGGTTCGCCTATGGCTATGCAAATCACAAGGACCGTATCCTCAATCCGATGATCCGGGACAGCATCGACGAGCCGTGGCAGGAAGTCAGCTGGGACGAGGCGCTGAGCTTTGCCGCGCAGCGGATGCGTGGGCTGCAAGAGCGGTATGGCAAGAAATCTGTCGGCGTCATCACCTCCAGCCGCTGCACCAACGAAGAAACCTACCTGGTGCAGAAGCTGACCCGTGCGGTGTTTGGCAATAACAACACCGACACCTGCGCGCGCGTGTGCCATTCGCCCACCGGCTATGGCCTTGGCCAGACCTTTGGCACCTCCGCCGGCACACAGGATTTCGACTCGGTCGAGGATAGCGATGTCATCATCCTGATCGGCGCCAATCCGACCGACGCGCACCCCGTCTTTGCCAGCCGGATGAAGAAGCGCCTGCGCGCGGGGGCCAAGATCATCGTGATCGATCCGCGCAAGATCGACCTTGTGCGCTCGGCCCATATCGAGGCATCGCACCACCTCCCGCTGCGTCCCGGTACCAACGTGGCCGTCGTCTCGGCCATCGCGCATGTGATCGTGACCGAAGGGCTGATGGACGAGGCGTTCATCCGCGAGCGGTGCGACTGGGAGGAGTTCAGCGAATACGCCGAATTCATCAGCAATCCGCGCCATAGCCCCGAGGCAACCGAGATGCTGACCGGCGTTCCTTCTGCCGATCTGCGCGCCGCCGCGCGCCTCTTTGCCACCGGCGGCAACGGCGCGATCTATTACGGCCTCGGAGTGACCGAGCACAGCCAGGGCTCGACCACCGTCATCGGTATCGCAAACCTTGCCATGCTGACCGGAAATGTCGGACGCCGCGGTGTTGGTGTGAACCCGCTGCGCGGGCAGAACAACGTTCAGGGCTCCTGCGACATGGGGAGCTTCCCGCATGAATTGCCTGGCTATCGGCATGTCAAGAATGACGACGTGCGCGAAATCTATCAAGAAATCTGGGGCGTCCAGATCGACAACGAGCCGGGGCTGCGCATCCCCAACATGCTGGACGCCGCCGTCGACGGCACTTTCAAAGGGCTATATTGCCAAGGCGAGGATATTCTGCAATCCGACCCTGACACCAAGCATGTCGCCGCCTGCCTTGCCGCTATGGAATGCGTCATCGTGCATGACCTCTTCCTGAACGAGACGGCGAACTACGCGCATGTCTTCCTGCCCGGCTCGACCTTTCTCGAAAAGGACGGCACCTTCACCAATGCCGAGCGGCGCATCAACCGCGTCCGCGAGGTGATGAGGCCGCTCAATGGCTATGCCGATTGGGAGGTTACACAACTTCTTGCCAATGCCATGGGCGCGGGCTGGCACTACACGCATCCCAGCCAGATCATGGGTGAGATCGCGGCGACCACGCCCAGCTTTGCCGGCGTGTCCTATGACGTGTTGGAGGAGAAAGGCTCGGTCCAGTGGCCGTGCAACGAGGCGCATCCGGACGGCACGCCGTTGATGCATGTCGATGGCTTCATGCGGGGCAAGGGACGGTTCATCGTCACCGAATATGTCGCGACCGAAGAAAAGACCGGCCCGCGTTTCCCCCTCCTGCTGACCACCGGGCGGATCCTGTCGCAGTATAACGTGGGCGCACAGACGCGGCGGACGGCCAACAGTGAATGGCATCACGAGGATTTGTTGGAAATCCACCCGCATGACGCCGACGTGAGGGGTATCAAGGACGGGCAATGGATCAAGCTGGCGTCCCGCTCGGGCGAGACGACATTGCGCACAAAGATCTCCGAGCGGATGTCACCAGGGGTGGTCTATACGACCTTCCATCATCCCGACACACAGGCCAACGTCATTACCACCGACTATTCTGACTGGGCCACCAATTGCCCCGAGTACAAGGTGACGGCAGTGCAGGTCTCGCATTCTAACGGGCCGACCGACTGGCAGGAGGCGTATAACGCGCAGGCGGCACAATCACGCCGCATCCTGCCAGCGGCGGAATAG
- the fdhD gene encoding formate dehydrogenase accessory sulfurtransferase FdhD, producing MRAHHLIQSVPGVTVRHEGMHDIRRSLPEETPTALVFDGTTAAVMMTSPSDVEDFAIGFALTEGFICNLEDVMDFEVVSHAHGIEARFWLAPERAEAVHQRRRNMLGPVGCGLCGIDSLEQALRPLPVLPAGGLTFSCATARQATDALRVHQPLHDQTRAVHAAGFMDASGMIVLAREDVGRHNALDKLIGAMLRRGIDPATGAIVLTSRVSVEMVQKTVIAGCPVLIAVSAPTAHALRLAEGARLTLAAFARGGSFDIYAHPERIQTGACHAA from the coding sequence ATGAGGGCGCACCACCTTATCCAAAGCGTGCCGGGCGTCACCGTCCGGCACGAGGGGATGCACGACATTCGGCGCAGCCTCCCCGAGGAAACGCCGACCGCGCTGGTCTTTGACGGCACTACCGCAGCCGTGATGATGACCAGCCCAAGCGATGTCGAGGATTTCGCGATAGGCTTTGCCCTGACAGAGGGATTCATCTGCAACCTTGAGGACGTGATGGATTTCGAGGTGGTAAGCCACGCGCATGGCATCGAGGCGCGGTTCTGGCTTGCGCCCGAGCGGGCCGAGGCGGTGCATCAGCGCCGTCGCAACATGCTGGGGCCGGTTGGCTGTGGCCTTTGCGGCATCGACAGTCTCGAGCAGGCCTTGCGGCCCCTGCCGGTGCTGCCGGCGGGGGGGCTTACATTCAGCTGCGCCACAGCGCGCCAGGCTACCGATGCGCTGCGCGTGCATCAGCCGTTGCATGACCAGACCCGTGCGGTCCACGCCGCCGGGTTCATGGATGCGAGTGGCATGATCGTGCTGGCCCGCGAGGATGTCGGGCGGCACAACGCGCTGGACAAGCTGATCGGCGCGATGCTGCGCAGGGGGATCGACCCCGCCACCGGCGCCATCGTGCTGACCTCGCGCGTGTCGGTCGAGATGGTGCAAAAGACTGTCATCGCCGGCTGTCCTGTGCTCATCGCCGTGTCGGCCCCCACTGCCCATGCGCTGCGACTGGCCGAGGGCGCGCGTCTTACGCTGGCCGCCTTTGCGCGCGGGGGCAGTTTCGACATCTACGCGCATCCCGAGCGCATCCAGACAGGAGCCTGCCATGCAGCCTGA
- a CDS encoding formate dehydrogenase subunit delta, giving the protein MQPDKLVMMANQIATYFATQPGTDQAECVAAHLNDFWEPRMRAALANYHENGGTGLSELAKEAMPLMRVPAA; this is encoded by the coding sequence ATGCAGCCTGACAAACTGGTCATGATGGCCAACCAGATTGCCACCTATTTCGCCACCCAGCCCGGCACCGATCAAGCCGAATGCGTCGCGGCCCATCTGAATGATTTCTGGGAGCCGCGGATGCGAGCTGCCTTGGCGAATTATCATGAAAACGGGGGAACCGGCCTGTCAGAGCTTGCCAAAGAAGCGATGCCACTCATGAGAGTGCCTGCGGCCTAA
- a CDS encoding adenosylcobalamin-dependent ribonucleoside-diphosphate reductase yields the protein MSRFAAPISEQIWNMKYRFQPGEDGSADKRGDASVEDSWRRIARALAAPEAEPEKWEDRFYGALEDFKFLPAGRITAGAGTERKVTLFNCFVMGTVPDDMGGIFDALREAALTMQQGGGIGYDFSTIRPRGAVVKGVGADASGPLSFMDVWDAMCRTIMSAGARRGAMMATMRCDHPDIEEFIAAKSDAARLRNFNLSVLVTDPFMAAVEADGPWDLEFDGKVYRTVQARDLWNRIMQATYDYAEPGVIFIDRINQANNLAYCETIAATNPCGEQPLPPYGACLLGSINMARLVNDPFGDTAGLDEDALADLVATAVRMMDNVVDASQFPLPQQEAEAQAKRRIGLGVTGLADALLMVGQRYGSKEAAAQTEAWLKAIARAAYLASVDLAKEKGAFPLFDAEAYLSSGTMQAMDEDVRAAVGKHGIRNALLTSIAPTGTISLYAGNVSSGIEPVFAYSYTRKVLQKDGTRTEEEVVDYAVQMWRDRFGDAELPDYFVNAQTLAPADHVRMQAAAQKWVDSSISKTINCPEDISFDAFKDVYMQAWESGCKGCTTYRPNDITGSVLSVSESADVAPGEAPAQIADQTGDSAEIVYMSEPLDRPTELEGMTYKLKWPDSSHAIYITVNDVILGGRRRPFEVFINSKNMEHFAWTVALTRMISAVFRRGGDVSFVVEELKAVFDPRGGAWMQGKYVPSILAAIGGILEQHMVKTGFLAGEGLGLKADPTAEVVNLGSGRGPACSSCGDYAMRMVEGCMTCASCGHSKCQ from the coding sequence ATGAGCCGTTTCGCTGCCCCTATTTCCGAACAGATCTGGAACATGAAGTACCGGTTCCAGCCTGGCGAGGACGGCAGCGCGGACAAGCGCGGCGATGCAAGTGTCGAGGATAGCTGGCGCCGGATTGCCCGCGCGCTGGCCGCGCCCGAGGCGGAGCCCGAGAAATGGGAAGACCGTTTTTATGGCGCGCTTGAGGATTTCAAGTTCCTGCCCGCCGGGCGCATCACCGCCGGCGCGGGGACCGAGCGGAAGGTCACGCTCTTCAACTGCTTCGTTATGGGGACCGTGCCGGACGATATGGGCGGCATTTTCGACGCGCTGCGCGAGGCCGCGCTGACCATGCAGCAGGGCGGCGGGATCGGCTATGATTTCTCGACCATCCGCCCGCGGGGTGCGGTGGTCAAGGGCGTGGGCGCCGATGCAAGTGGGCCTCTCAGCTTTATGGACGTTTGGGATGCGATGTGCCGCACCATCATGAGCGCGGGCGCGCGCCGCGGGGCCATGATGGCGACCATGCGCTGCGATCATCCCGATATCGAGGAGTTCATCGCCGCCAAAAGTGATGCGGCACGGCTGCGAAATTTCAACCTGAGCGTTCTGGTGACGGATCCTTTCATGGCCGCCGTCGAGGCGGATGGGCCTTGGGATCTGGAGTTCGACGGCAAGGTGTACCGCACCGTTCAGGCGCGTGACCTTTGGAATCGGATCATGCAGGCGACCTACGATTACGCCGAACCGGGCGTGATCTTTATCGACCGCATCAATCAGGCAAACAATCTGGCCTATTGCGAGACGATCGCCGCGACCAACCCCTGCGGCGAGCAGCCACTGCCGCCTTATGGCGCCTGCCTTCTGGGCTCGATCAACATGGCGCGGCTGGTCAATGATCCCTTCGGCGACACCGCAGGTCTGGACGAGGATGCGCTGGCGGACCTGGTGGCCACGGCCGTGCGCATGATGGACAATGTCGTCGATGCCAGCCAGTTTCCGCTGCCGCAGCAGGAGGCAGAGGCGCAGGCCAAGCGCCGCATCGGTCTGGGCGTCACCGGCCTGGCCGATGCTCTGTTGATGGTCGGGCAGCGCTATGGCTCGAAAGAGGCGGCGGCGCAGACCGAGGCGTGGCTGAAGGCCATCGCGCGGGCCGCCTATCTGGCCTCGGTCGATCTGGCCAAGGAAAAGGGTGCGTTTCCGCTCTTTGACGCCGAGGCCTATCTGTCCAGCGGCACAATGCAAGCCATGGACGAGGATGTGCGCGCCGCCGTCGGCAAGCATGGCATCCGCAACGCCCTGCTGACCTCGATCGCGCCCACTGGCACGATCAGCCTCTATGCGGGCAATGTCAGCAGCGGGATTGAGCCTGTGTTTGCCTATAGCTACACCCGCAAGGTGCTGCAAAAGGACGGGACGCGGACCGAGGAAGAGGTGGTCGATTACGCTGTGCAGATGTGGCGCGACCGTTTCGGCGATGCCGAACTGCCGGACTATTTCGTCAATGCCCAGACGTTGGCCCCCGCCGATCACGTGCGCATGCAGGCGGCGGCGCAGAAATGGGTCGACAGCAGTATTTCCAAGACGATCAACTGCCCTGAGGATATCAGCTTTGATGCGTTCAAGGATGTCTACATGCAGGCATGGGAAAGCGGCTGCAAGGGCTGCACCACCTATCGTCCCAATGACATAACCGGCAGCGTCCTGAGCGTCAGTGAGAGCGCCGATGTGGCGCCGGGTGAGGCGCCTGCGCAAATCGCGGACCAGACCGGCGACAGCGCCGAGATCGTCTACATGTCCGAGCCGCTGGACCGCCCGACCGAGCTGGAGGGGATGACTTACAAGCTGAAATGGCCCGATAGCAGCCATGCCATCTATATCACCGTGAATGATGTGATCCTTGGCGGCCGCCGCCGGCCCTTTGAGGTTTTCATCAACTCCAAGAACATGGAACATTTCGCCTGGACCGTTGCACTGACGCGGATGATTTCGGCCGTATTCCGGCGGGGCGGCGATGTCAGCTTTGTCGTGGAAGAGCTGAAAGCCGTCTTCGATCCGCGCGGCGGCGCCTGGATGCAGGGCAAATACGTGCCCTCGATCCTCGCGGCGATTGGCGGCATTTTGGAGCAGCACATGGTCAAGACGGGCTTTCTTGCGGGCGAGGGCTTGGGCCTCAAAGCCGATCCCACGGCAGAGGTGGTCAACCTTGGTTCCGGGCGGGGTCCCGCCTGCAGCAGCTGTGGCGATTACGCGATGCGGATGGTTGAGGGCTGTATGACATGCGCCAGTTGCGGTCATTCGAAATGTCAATGA
- a CDS encoding DUF1489 family protein, with amino-acid sequence MTPAPLNLIKLSVGSDSVESMVAWQSTRRAQGADGLPRHVTRMWPKREAELIEGGGSIYWIIQGVLQCRQRILRLDETVGADGIRRCAIVLDPHVIRTATALKRPFQGWRYLPGADAPADLPAQRQNEEALPPDLSAALSEIGVL; translated from the coding sequence ATGACACCCGCCCCCCTTAATCTGATCAAGCTCAGCGTCGGCTCGGACAGCGTTGAAAGCATGGTCGCCTGGCAATCGACGCGCCGCGCACAGGGCGCTGATGGATTGCCGCGCCACGTGACGCGCATGTGGCCCAAGCGCGAGGCTGAGCTGATAGAGGGCGGCGGCTCGATCTACTGGATCATCCAGGGCGTCCTGCAATGTCGCCAACGTATCCTGCGACTCGACGAAACGGTGGGCGCCGACGGAATCAGGCGCTGCGCCATCGTGCTCGATCCGCACGTCATACGCACGGCTACGGCCCTGAAACGGCCCTTTCAGGGCTGGCGCTATCTTCCGGGCGCTGATGCGCCCGCGGATTTACCCGCGCAGCGACAGAACGAAGAGGCACTTCCCCCCGATCTCAGCGCGGCCCTGTCGGAGATAGGTGTGCTTTAA
- a CDS encoding outer membrane protein yields MKYLLSAAAASALMAGTAFAGNIEPAPMEPVIAPAPAPVFTSPNWTGFYVGGQLGYANVDTSIANVDGDGLIGGLTAGYDYDLGNWVVGAGLDYDWTDVTLSGVNLDVENVFRAKLRGGYKLGDGLLYATAGYANVDVQTLGNEDGYFVGAGYEHLITENISLGGEVLYHEFDGLPAGGVNTDPDATTAQVRATFRF; encoded by the coding sequence ATGAAATATCTGCTCTCCGCAGCCGCAGCTTCGGCCCTGATGGCCGGCACCGCATTCGCAGGCAACATCGAGCCCGCGCCCATGGAGCCCGTCATCGCACCGGCACCTGCGCCTGTCTTCACGTCGCCCAACTGGACCGGCTTCTACGTCGGCGGCCAGCTCGGCTATGCAAATGTCGACACCAGCATCGCCAACGTTGACGGCGACGGCCTCATCGGTGGTCTGACCGCCGGTTACGACTATGACCTCGGCAACTGGGTCGTCGGTGCAGGCCTTGACTACGACTGGACCGATGTCACGCTCAGCGGCGTCAACCTCGACGTCGAGAACGTGTTCCGCGCCAAGCTGCGCGGCGGCTACAAGCTGGGTGATGGCCTGCTCTATGCAACCGCCGGTTACGCCAATGTCGACGTCCAGACCCTGGGCAACGAAGACGGCTATTTCGTCGGCGCCGGCTACGAGCACCTGATCACCGAGAACATCTCGCTCGGCGGCGAAGTCCTGTACCACGAGTTCGACGGCCTGCCCGCCGGCGGCGTGAACACGGACCCCGACGCGACGACTGCTCAGGTCCGCGCGACGTTCCGCTTCTAA